Proteins from one Mustela erminea isolate mMusErm1 chromosome 20, mMusErm1.Pri, whole genome shotgun sequence genomic window:
- the NPW gene encoding LOW QUALITY PROTEIN: neuropeptide W (The sequence of the model RefSeq protein was modified relative to this genomic sequence to represent the inferred CDS: inserted 1 base in 1 codon), which translates to MRGPAVRALLLLLLLLSPPAGAWYKHVASPRYHTVGRAAGLLMGLRRXPYVWRRALLPAAGSLAWDTQGLGASPQRLFAKDTLSPEPIPRGARLLSSGVRELLETGSGNPSAGLGVSAPWSQRATEPQPELEPRLGAPSWTRVKQARAFGVSPVQPWSAQ; encoded by the exons ATGCGGGGCCCTGCGGTGCGCGCGTTGCTGTTGCTCCTGCTGCTCCTGTCGCCCCCCGCTGGCGCCTGGTACAAGCACGTGGCGAGTCCCCGCTACCACACAGTGGGCCGTGCCGCGGGCTTGCTCATGGGGCTGCGCC CGCCCTACGTGTGGCGCCGAGCGCTGCTCCCTGCGGCCGGATCCCTTGCCTGGGACACCCAAGGCCTGGGCGCGTCCCCCCAAAGGCTCTTTGCCAAAGACACCCTCTCCCCGGAGCCCATCCCCCGCGGTGCTCGTCTGCTCTCCTCGGGGGTTCGGGAACTGTTGGAGACGGGAAGCGGGAACCCCAGCGCAGGTCTCGGGGTCAGTGCGCCTTGGAGCCAGCGCGCCACTGAGCCCCAGCCGGAACTGGAGCCCCGGCTGGGGGCCCCTTCCTGGACCCGGGTGAAGCAGGCCAG AGCCTTTGGCGTGTCTCCTGTTCAGCCATGGTCTGCACAGTGA
- the ZNF598 gene encoding E3 ubiquitin-protein ligase ZNF598 isoform X2 → MRKQHELFCCKLCLKHLKIFTYERKWYSRKDLARHRMQGDPDDTSHRGHPLCKFCDERYLDNDELLKHLRRDHYFCHFCDAEGAQDYYSDYAYLREHFREKHFLCEEGRCSTEQFTHAFRTEIDLKAHRTTCHSRSRAEARQNRQIDLQFSYAPRHSRRNEGVVGGEDYEEVDRYNRQGRAGRASGRGAQQNRRGSWRYKREEEDREVAAAIRASVAVQQQQQQQEARRSEDREEGGRAKKDEAGVRGLEELRGPRRPPRTQGEGAGLKEASPNGPVSPEGTPATGPAPGAVLPSTLPPPTSKLKDEDFPSLCASTSSSSSSCSAVVAPGPVGLGLTYPVPARGRSTFQEDDFPALVSSASKPSTAPTSLISAWNGSGSKKVAHPTAGAPAASGSSQPARKAGKGGKGSKKAGPPPSEEEEEDGRTGLTAQELRSVPTTVAVSSLLALASTQTLTKVGKKKKVGSEKPGAISPPPLPPDKDGPLGAEQTPTTSAGRAEGPVALIVNGHTEGPAPARSTPKEPPGLPRPLGPLPCPTPQEDFPALGVPCPPRMPPPPGFSAVVLLKGTPPPPPPGLVPPISKPPPGFSGLLPGSHPACVPSTVTTTKAPRLTAAPQAYLVPENFRERNLQLIQSIRDFLQSDEARFGKFKSHSGEFRQGVISAAQYYKSCRDLLGENFQKIFNELLVLLPDTAKQQELLSAHTHFRGRERPPGTKAKKNKKSAWQGSARPAGLDCCVCPTCQQVLAHGDVSSHQALHAAQDHDFPSLQAIARILT, encoded by the exons ATGCGGAAGCAGCATGAGCTCTTCTGCTGCAAGCTGTGCCTCAAGCACCTCAAG ATCTTCACCTACGAGCGCAAGTGGTACTCGCGCAAGGACCTGGCGCGACACCGAATGCAGGGGGACCCCGATGACACCTCACACCGTGGACACCCGCTCTGCAAATTCTGTGATGAGCGCTACCTGGACAACGATGAGCTGCTCAAACACCTGCGCCGCGACCACTACTTCTGCCACTTCTGTGACGCGGAGGGGGCCCAGGACTACTATAG CGACTACGCCTACCTGCGAGAGCACTTCCGGGAGAAGCACTTCCTGTGCGAGGAGGGCCGCTGTAGCACGGAGCAGTTCACGCACGCCTTCCGCACGGAGATCGACCTGAAGGCCCACAGGACCACCTGCCACAGCCGGAGCCGCGCCGAGGCCCGCCAGAATCGGCAGATCGACCTGCAGTTCAGCTACGCGCCCCGGCACTCGCGCCGCAACGAGG GGGTCGTCGGGGGTGAGGACTACGAGGAGGTGGACAGGTACAACCGCCAAGGCCGTGCTGGCCGGGCCAGTGGTCGTGGAGCCCAGCAGAACCGTCGAGGAAGCTGGAGGTACAAGAG GGAAGAAGAGGACCGGGAAGTGGCAGCGGCCATCCGGGCCTCGGTGGCCgtgcaacagcagcagcagcagcaggaggcacGCAGGAGTGAAGACCGGGAGGAGGGTGGCAGAGCCAAGAAGGACGAGGCAGGGGTGCGGGGGCTCGAGGAGCTCCGAGGCCCCCGGCGGCCGCCCCGGACTCAGGGCGAAGGTGCAG GCCTCAAGGAAGCCTCGCCGAACGGTCCTGTGAGCCCAGAGGGCACCCCAGCAACCGGCCCAGCCCCAGGGGCTGTGCTTCCAAG caccctcccacctcccacttcGAAGCTCAAGGATGAAGACTTCCCCAGCCTCTGCGCCTccacgtcctcctcctcctcctcatgctCTGCAGTGGTGGCCCCAGGCCCCGTGGGGCTGGGGCTCACCTACCCTGTCCCTGCTAGGGGCAGGAGCACCTTCCAGGAGGACGATTTCCCTGCCCTGGTGTCCTCCGCCTCCAAGCCCAGCACTGCCCCCACCAGTCTCATTTCTGCCTGGAACGGCAGTGGCAGCAAAAAGGTGGCACATCCCACCGCGGGGGCCCCAGCTGCCAGCGGGAGCAGCCAGCCTGCCAGGAAGGCTGGGAAGGGAGGCAAGGGCAGCAAGAAGGCTGGGCCGCCGCcttcagaggaggaggaggaggacggccGCACCGGCCTCACTGCCCAGGAGCTGCGGAGTGTGCCCACCACGGTAGCCGTCTCCTCCCTCCTGGCATTGGCCTCCACCCAGACCCTCACCAAGGTCGGCAAAAAGAAGAAGGTGGGCTCAGAGAAGCCAGGTGCCATCTCACCGCCCCCACTGCCCCCTGACAAAGATGGGCCCCTTGGGGCCGAGCAGACCCCCACCACGAGCGCTGGCAGAGCCGAGGGGCCCGTTGCCCTCATTGTCAATGGACATACAGAGGGGCCGGCCCCGGCTCGCAGCACGCCCAAGGAACCTCCTGGGCTCCCACGGCCCCTggggcccctcccctgccccacaccccaggAAGACTTCCCTGCGCTTGGAGTCCCCTGTCCACCCAggatgccccctcccccag GCTTCAGTGCTGTGGTGCTCCTGAAGGGCActccgcccccacctccccctggccTGGTACCCCCCATCAGCAAGCCACCCCCTGGCTTCTCAGGCCTCCTGCCTGGCTCCCACCCAGCTTGTGTCCCCAGCACTGTCACCACCACGAAAGC GCCCAGGCTGACAGCTGCGCCCCAGGCCTACCTGGTGCCTGAGAACTTCCGGGAAAGGAACCTGCAGCTCATCCAGTCCATCAGGGACTTCCTGCAGAGCGACGAGGCCCGCTTCGGCAAGTTCAAGAGCCACTCGGGGGAGTTCAGACAG GGCGTGATCTCCGCAGCCCAGTATTACAAGAGCTGCCGCGACCTGCTCGGGGAGAACTTCCAGAAGATTTTCAACgagctgctggtgctgctgcCCGACACGGCCAAGCAGCAGGAGCTGCTGTCCGCACACACGCACTTCCGGGGCCGGGAGAGGCCTCCTGGCACCAAGgccaagaagaacaagaagagcGCGTGGCAGGGCAGCGCCCGGCCGGCAGGCCTGGACTGCTGCGTGTGCCCCACCTGCCAGCAGGTGCTCGCGCACGGGGACGTCAGCAGCCACCAGGCACTGCACGCCGCCCAGGACCACGACTTCCCCTCCCTGCAAGCCATTGCCAGGATCCTCACGTAG
- the ZNF598 gene encoding E3 ubiquitin-protein ligase ZNF598 isoform X1, whose product MAAAAAAAVVAAAGAEGRRAALEAAATPERGGGSCVLCCGDLEATALGRCDHPVCYRCSTKMRVLCEQRYCAVCREELRQVVFGKKLPAFATISLHQLQHEKKYDIYFADGKVFALYRQLLQHECPQCPALPPFGLFGDLEQHMRKQHELFCCKLCLKHLKIFTYERKWYSRKDLARHRMQGDPDDTSHRGHPLCKFCDERYLDNDELLKHLRRDHYFCHFCDAEGAQDYYSDYAYLREHFREKHFLCEEGRCSTEQFTHAFRTEIDLKAHRTTCHSRSRAEARQNRQIDLQFSYAPRHSRRNEGVVGGEDYEEVDRYNRQGRAGRASGRGAQQNRRGSWRYKREEEDREVAAAIRASVAVQQQQQQQEARRSEDREEGGRAKKDEAGVRGLEELRGPRRPPRTQGEGAGLKEASPNGPVSPEGTPATGPAPGAVLPSTLPPPTSKLKDEDFPSLCASTSSSSSSCSAVVAPGPVGLGLTYPVPARGRSTFQEDDFPALVSSASKPSTAPTSLISAWNGSGSKKVAHPTAGAPAASGSSQPARKAGKGGKGSKKAGPPPSEEEEEDGRTGLTAQELRSVPTTVAVSSLLALASTQTLTKVGKKKKVGSEKPGAISPPPLPPDKDGPLGAEQTPTTSAGRAEGPVALIVNGHTEGPAPARSTPKEPPGLPRPLGPLPCPTPQEDFPALGVPCPPRMPPPPGFSAVVLLKGTPPPPPPGLVPPISKPPPGFSGLLPGSHPACVPSTVTTTKAPRLTAAPQAYLVPENFRERNLQLIQSIRDFLQSDEARFGKFKSHSGEFRQGVISAAQYYKSCRDLLGENFQKIFNELLVLLPDTAKQQELLSAHTHFRGRERPPGTKAKKNKKSAWQGSARPAGLDCCVCPTCQQVLAHGDVSSHQALHAAQDHDFPSLQAIARILT is encoded by the exons atggcggcggcggcggcggccgcggtggtggcggcggcgggcgcCGAGGGGCGGCGCGCGGCCCTGGAGGCGGCGGCGACGCCCGAGCGGGGCGGCGGGAGCTGCGTGCTGTGCTGCGGGGACCTGGAGGCCACGGCGCTGGGCCGCTGCGACCACCCGGTGTGCTACCGCTGCTCCACCAAGATGCGGGTGCTGTGCGAGCAGCGCTACTGCGCCGTGTGCCGCGAGGAGCTGCGCCAG GTGGTCTTTGGGAAGAAGCTTCCTGCCTTTGCTACAATCTCCCTCCACCAGCTGCAGCACGAGAAGAAATACGACATCTACTTTGCTGATGGAAAAGTTTTTGCCTTGTACAG GCAGCTGCTTCAGCATGAGTGCCCACAGTGCCCTGCGCTGCCGCCGTTTGGCCTCTTCGGGGACCTGGAGCAGCACATGCGGAAGCAGCATGAGCTCTTCTGCTGCAAGCTGTGCCTCAAGCACCTCAAG ATCTTCACCTACGAGCGCAAGTGGTACTCGCGCAAGGACCTGGCGCGACACCGAATGCAGGGGGACCCCGATGACACCTCACACCGTGGACACCCGCTCTGCAAATTCTGTGATGAGCGCTACCTGGACAACGATGAGCTGCTCAAACACCTGCGCCGCGACCACTACTTCTGCCACTTCTGTGACGCGGAGGGGGCCCAGGACTACTATAG CGACTACGCCTACCTGCGAGAGCACTTCCGGGAGAAGCACTTCCTGTGCGAGGAGGGCCGCTGTAGCACGGAGCAGTTCACGCACGCCTTCCGCACGGAGATCGACCTGAAGGCCCACAGGACCACCTGCCACAGCCGGAGCCGCGCCGAGGCCCGCCAGAATCGGCAGATCGACCTGCAGTTCAGCTACGCGCCCCGGCACTCGCGCCGCAACGAGG GGGTCGTCGGGGGTGAGGACTACGAGGAGGTGGACAGGTACAACCGCCAAGGCCGTGCTGGCCGGGCCAGTGGTCGTGGAGCCCAGCAGAACCGTCGAGGAAGCTGGAGGTACAAGAG GGAAGAAGAGGACCGGGAAGTGGCAGCGGCCATCCGGGCCTCGGTGGCCgtgcaacagcagcagcagcagcaggaggcacGCAGGAGTGAAGACCGGGAGGAGGGTGGCAGAGCCAAGAAGGACGAGGCAGGGGTGCGGGGGCTCGAGGAGCTCCGAGGCCCCCGGCGGCCGCCCCGGACTCAGGGCGAAGGTGCAG GCCTCAAGGAAGCCTCGCCGAACGGTCCTGTGAGCCCAGAGGGCACCCCAGCAACCGGCCCAGCCCCAGGGGCTGTGCTTCCAAG caccctcccacctcccacttcGAAGCTCAAGGATGAAGACTTCCCCAGCCTCTGCGCCTccacgtcctcctcctcctcctcatgctCTGCAGTGGTGGCCCCAGGCCCCGTGGGGCTGGGGCTCACCTACCCTGTCCCTGCTAGGGGCAGGAGCACCTTCCAGGAGGACGATTTCCCTGCCCTGGTGTCCTCCGCCTCCAAGCCCAGCACTGCCCCCACCAGTCTCATTTCTGCCTGGAACGGCAGTGGCAGCAAAAAGGTGGCACATCCCACCGCGGGGGCCCCAGCTGCCAGCGGGAGCAGCCAGCCTGCCAGGAAGGCTGGGAAGGGAGGCAAGGGCAGCAAGAAGGCTGGGCCGCCGCcttcagaggaggaggaggaggacggccGCACCGGCCTCACTGCCCAGGAGCTGCGGAGTGTGCCCACCACGGTAGCCGTCTCCTCCCTCCTGGCATTGGCCTCCACCCAGACCCTCACCAAGGTCGGCAAAAAGAAGAAGGTGGGCTCAGAGAAGCCAGGTGCCATCTCACCGCCCCCACTGCCCCCTGACAAAGATGGGCCCCTTGGGGCCGAGCAGACCCCCACCACGAGCGCTGGCAGAGCCGAGGGGCCCGTTGCCCTCATTGTCAATGGACATACAGAGGGGCCGGCCCCGGCTCGCAGCACGCCCAAGGAACCTCCTGGGCTCCCACGGCCCCTggggcccctcccctgccccacaccccaggAAGACTTCCCTGCGCTTGGAGTCCCCTGTCCACCCAggatgccccctcccccag GCTTCAGTGCTGTGGTGCTCCTGAAGGGCActccgcccccacctccccctggccTGGTACCCCCCATCAGCAAGCCACCCCCTGGCTTCTCAGGCCTCCTGCCTGGCTCCCACCCAGCTTGTGTCCCCAGCACTGTCACCACCACGAAAGC GCCCAGGCTGACAGCTGCGCCCCAGGCCTACCTGGTGCCTGAGAACTTCCGGGAAAGGAACCTGCAGCTCATCCAGTCCATCAGGGACTTCCTGCAGAGCGACGAGGCCCGCTTCGGCAAGTTCAAGAGCCACTCGGGGGAGTTCAGACAG GGCGTGATCTCCGCAGCCCAGTATTACAAGAGCTGCCGCGACCTGCTCGGGGAGAACTTCCAGAAGATTTTCAACgagctgctggtgctgctgcCCGACACGGCCAAGCAGCAGGAGCTGCTGTCCGCACACACGCACTTCCGGGGCCGGGAGAGGCCTCCTGGCACCAAGgccaagaagaacaagaagagcGCGTGGCAGGGCAGCGCCCGGCCGGCAGGCCTGGACTGCTGCGTGTGCCCCACCTGCCAGCAGGTGCTCGCGCACGGGGACGTCAGCAGCCACCAGGCACTGCACGCCGCCCAGGACCACGACTTCCCCTCCCTGCAAGCCATTGCCAGGATCCTCACGTAG